In one window of Prevotella fusca JCM 17724 DNA:
- a CDS encoding YccF domain-containing protein — MRILGNIIWWIFGGLEAAIGYFTGSLALAITIIGIPAALQTFKLGLLCLWPFGAEVKKGESLSGCITVPLNIIWIIFGGLWACLNHILFGILLTITIIGIPFAKQHFKMAGLSLAPFGKNVELNF; from the coding sequence ATGCGTATTCTTGGAAATATCATCTGGTGGATATTCGGCGGCTTGGAAGCTGCCATTGGTTACTTCACCGGCAGTTTGGCACTTGCCATAACCATCATCGGCATACCTGCCGCCCTACAGACATTCAAGCTCGGTCTGTTGTGCCTGTGGCCTTTCGGAGCTGAAGTAAAGAAAGGTGAAAGTCTTTCTGGCTGCATCACAGTTCCACTCAATATCATCTGGATTATCTTCGGTGGATTGTGGGCATGTCTCAATCACATCTTATTCGGCATTCTCCTCACTATCACAATCATCGGAATCCCTTTTGCCAAACAGCACTTCAAGATGGCAGGACTATCACTTGCACCATTTGGCAAGAATGTGGAGCTGAATTTCTAA
- a CDS encoding nitroreductase family protein: MTILELSQKRFSARKYTDEPVSEEDLNYILEVTRMAPSAVNRQPWKFLVVKSEEARKQLQECYNREWFKSAPLYFICLREPETNWIRQEDGKQHGDIDVAIATEHLCLAATERGLGSCWVCNFNVAKLKETFPHTGYEPVAIIPIGHIADDCPINEKKRKTLEEITETI; the protein is encoded by the coding sequence ATGACCATCTTAGAATTATCCCAAAAGCGATTTTCCGCACGCAAATATACTGATGAGCCTGTCTCAGAAGAAGACTTGAACTATATCCTCGAGGTAACACGTATGGCACCATCAGCTGTCAACAGACAGCCGTGGAAGTTCCTCGTTGTAAAGTCAGAAGAGGCTCGCAAGCAACTACAGGAATGCTACAACCGTGAATGGTTCAAGTCGGCACCGCTTTATTTCATCTGCCTGCGAGAGCCTGAAACAAACTGGATACGGCAGGAAGACGGTAAACAACATGGTGATATTGATGTTGCCATTGCTACAGAGCATCTCTGTCTGGCTGCAACAGAACGTGGTTTAGGAAGCTGCTGGGTATGCAACTTCAATGTTGCCAAACTGAAGGAAACCTTTCCACATACAGGTTATGAGCCCGTCGCCATCATACCAATCGGACACATTGCCGACGATTGTCCTATAAATGAGAAGAAACGGAAAACACTGGAAGAAATCACAGAAACAATATAG
- a CDS encoding DHH family phosphoesterase, translating to MELNLLSQEEIATLRTLLSNATNIVICAHKSPDGDATGSSLAWMHYLSQIGKTNIKVCMPDATPDFLHWLPGHNSVIRYDRRPKEVEKAFREADLVCCLDFNQSSRVEAMQEVLEASKAPRLLIDHHLEPKTDNALTVSHPEMSSTCEIVFRLINQLDGFDKMTRQCASCIYCGMMTDTGGFTYNSSRPEIFYIIGLLLTKGIDKDEIYNRVFHNYSTNALRLRAHIILNKMKIIEELHASYYTVTKEEMAQFHFIKGDMEGLVNIPQQIKGLKLSISLREDTEKPKTVLVSLRSCNGFHCQPMAAKFFNGGGHADASGGRLNCTIEEAEQIAIKAILYYKEELL from the coding sequence ATGGAATTAAACCTACTGAGCCAGGAAGAAATTGCGACACTACGCACACTCCTCTCTAATGCAACAAACATCGTAATCTGCGCCCATAAGTCGCCAGACGGTGATGCTACAGGTTCGTCACTGGCATGGATGCACTATCTGAGTCAGATTGGCAAGACGAATATTAAAGTATGTATGCCTGACGCCACACCCGATTTCCTGCATTGGCTACCTGGTCATAATTCTGTTATCCGCTACGACAGACGCCCCAAGGAGGTTGAAAAGGCTTTCAGGGAAGCCGACCTCGTATGCTGCCTCGACTTCAACCAAAGCTCACGAGTGGAAGCCATGCAGGAGGTACTTGAGGCTTCCAAAGCCCCTCGCCTGCTTATTGACCATCACTTAGAGCCTAAAACAGACAATGCTTTGACGGTTTCACATCCAGAAATGTCAAGCACATGTGAGATTGTCTTCCGGCTAATCAACCAATTAGACGGGTTCGACAAGATGACAAGGCAGTGTGCATCCTGCATTTATTGCGGTATGATGACTGACACAGGCGGTTTCACCTATAATTCTTCACGCCCAGAGATATTTTATATTATCGGACTGCTTCTGACAAAGGGTATTGACAAGGATGAGATTTATAACCGTGTGTTCCATAATTACTCAACCAATGCTCTCCGCCTGCGTGCACATATTATTCTCAACAAGATGAAAATCATCGAGGAATTGCACGCTTCCTACTATACGGTAACAAAGGAAGAGATGGCACAATTCCATTTCATTAAAGGTGACATGGAGGGACTTGTGAACATTCCGCAGCAGATCAAAGGACTCAAGCTGAGTATCTCACTACGTGAAGATACCGAGAAACCGAAGACCGTATTGGTGAGTCTTCGTTCCTGCAATGGTTTTCACTGTCAGCCTATGGCAGCAAAGTTCTTCAATGGTGGCGGACATGCTGACGCATCAGGTGGCAGACTGAACTGTACCATCGAAGAGGCTGAACAGATTGCCATCAAAGCGATACTGTATTATAAGGAGGAACTGCTGTAA
- a CDS encoding sugar phosphate nucleotidyltransferase, whose product MKPTLLLLAAGMGSRYGGLKQLDELGPNGETIMDYSIYDAIQAGFGKIVFVIRKDFEEQFRSQVLSKYEGHIPAELVFQSIDALPEGFSVPEGREKPWGTNHAVLMAKDVIKEPFCVINCDDFYNRDCFKVIGKFLADLPEGATDKYAMVGFRVGNTLSENGTVARGICSTDAEGNLTTVVERTEIERREGEIKYKDENGEWVAVDENTPVSMNVWGFTPDYFDYSEAYFKEFLSDPKNMENKKSEYFIPLMVNKLINDGTSTVKVLDTTSKWFGVTYAADRQSVVDKIQSLVDEGTYPAKLF is encoded by the coding sequence ATGAAACCTACATTATTACTTCTTGCGGCAGGTATGGGAAGCCGCTACGGCGGGTTGAAGCAGCTCGACGAACTGGGTCCAAACGGTGAAACCATCATGGACTACTCTATCTATGACGCTATTCAGGCTGGATTCGGCAAGATTGTCTTTGTTATCCGCAAGGACTTCGAGGAGCAGTTCCGCAGCCAGGTCCTGTCAAAGTATGAGGGTCATATCCCTGCAGAACTTGTTTTCCAGAGCATTGATGCACTGCCAGAAGGTTTCTCTGTACCGGAAGGTCGTGAGAAGCCATGGGGTACCAATCATGCTGTACTGATGGCAAAGGATGTCATCAAGGAACCTTTCTGTGTCATCAACTGTGATGACTTCTACAACCGCGATTGCTTCAAGGTAATCGGCAAGTTCCTTGCTGATCTCCCAGAAGGCGCAACAGACAAGTATGCAATGGTTGGTTTCCGTGTAGGAAACACGCTGAGCGAGAATGGTACCGTTGCCCGTGGCATCTGCTCTACAGACGCAGAAGGCAACCTGACAACTGTTGTTGAGCGCACAGAGATTGAACGCCGCGAAGGTGAAATCAAGTACAAAGACGAGAATGGCGAGTGGGTTGCTGTCGATGAGAACACACCAGTGTCCATGAACGTATGGGGCTTCACACCGGACTACTTCGATTACAGCGAGGCTTACTTCAAGGAGTTCCTCTCTGACCCGAAGAATATGGAGAACAAAAAGTCTGAATATTTCATCCCATTGATGGTTAACAAGCTCATCAACGATGGCACATCTACCGTAAAAGTACTCGATACTACCAGCAAATGGTTTGGTGTTACTTATGCTGCCGACCGTCAGAGCGTAGTTGACAAGATTCAGTCACTGGTTGACGAAGGTACTTATCCAGCCAAATTATTCTGA
- a CDS encoding S8 family peptidase, protein MTKEHLKVYIAFLLLAVTSAVWAGKGSVGLADYPEGKCYMFRLMLKDKNGTPFSLNKPEYFLSKASILRRQRQGLKLDSTDLPVSPDYLQRIRKEGGKIVAVSKWNNSVLVRGDNRQTLEDLKILPFVTDCKLVFTSPDSIRLSSQRARYRSDLQILDSTVHDYYGMGKEQIENVNGRKLHNLGFMGQGMTIAVLDAGFMNVDKMPAFKNVNIRGTRNFVAGYDDDVFKEMDHGTKTLSTIAMNQPAVFVGTAPKAAFWLLRTEEYATESSAEEDFWIAAVEFADSVGVDVISSSLGYHGFDDKSLNYHYSDLDGWTAPISKAASRLAGKGMILVNSAGNDGMGAWKKINVPADACDILTVGAVTPDSLNAPFSSIGPTADGRVKPDVMGYGCPTNVVSGRGYITPDTGTSFSCPLVAGMVACLWQAFPHKSALEIIELVRRAGNNHSKPDNIMGYGIPDFWSAYQYASSNRQE, encoded by the coding sequence ATGACGAAAGAACACCTTAAAGTATATATCGCATTCCTGCTTCTTGCTGTTACCTCTGCTGTGTGGGCTGGTAAAGGAAGTGTGGGGCTTGCTGACTATCCTGAAGGGAAGTGTTATATGTTCCGGCTAATGCTGAAAGATAAGAACGGAACTCCCTTTTCGCTGAATAAACCGGAATATTTCCTGTCAAAAGCATCCATTCTTCGCCGTCAACGTCAGGGCTTGAAGCTCGATTCTACGGATCTTCCGGTGTCGCCCGACTATCTCCAACGAATCAGAAAAGAAGGCGGTAAGATAGTAGCTGTGAGCAAGTGGAATAATTCTGTGCTTGTCCGTGGTGATAATCGGCAGACGCTGGAAGACTTGAAGATACTGCCATTTGTCACCGACTGTAAGCTGGTGTTTACTTCTCCGGATTCAATCCGCCTGTCATCACAACGTGCACGTTATCGTTCTGATTTGCAGATTCTTGATTCTACTGTGCATGACTATTATGGTATGGGTAAGGAACAAATCGAGAATGTGAACGGCAGAAAGCTGCATAACCTTGGCTTTATGGGGCAGGGAATGACTATTGCTGTGCTGGACGCTGGTTTCATGAATGTGGATAAGATGCCTGCTTTCAAGAATGTGAACATACGTGGTACACGCAATTTTGTTGCAGGATATGACGATGATGTCTTTAAAGAGATGGATCATGGCACCAAGACGCTGTCTACTATCGCAATGAATCAGCCCGCCGTTTTTGTGGGTACAGCTCCAAAAGCAGCTTTCTGGCTGTTGCGTACGGAGGAGTATGCTACGGAGAGCTCGGCTGAAGAAGACTTCTGGATTGCAGCTGTTGAGTTTGCTGATTCGGTAGGTGTGGACGTTATCAGCTCTTCCTTGGGTTACCACGGCTTTGACGATAAGTCCTTGAACTATCATTATTCTGATCTGGACGGTTGGACAGCTCCCATATCGAAGGCTGCTTCCCGCCTGGCAGGCAAGGGAATGATTCTTGTCAATAGTGCAGGTAATGATGGCATGGGAGCATGGAAGAAGATTAATGTTCCGGCTGATGCCTGTGACATCCTCACTGTCGGGGCAGTGACTCCTGATAGCTTGAATGCCCCTTTTTCGTCAATTGGTCCTACGGCTGATGGACGTGTAAAGCCTGACGTGATGGGTTATGGCTGTCCGACGAATGTGGTATCAGGCAGGGGATACATTACTCCTGATACTGGAACATCATTTTCCTGTCCGCTCGTTGCGGGCATGGTGGCTTGTTTATGGCAGGCATTTCCACATAAATCAGCGTTGGAGATTATAGAACTTGTACGGCGGGCAGGGAATAATCATAGTAAGCCCGACAATATCATGGGGTATGGTATTCCTGACTTCTGGTCAGCATATCAGTATGCCAGTTCTAACAGACAGGAATGA
- the xseA gene encoding exodeoxyribonuclease VII large subunit: MTKALSLYELNSLVADVINTTMARSYWVEAELSEARENRGHCYMELIEKNQGSNVPVARASAKCWSNVWSVIMPYFMRVTGQQIHAGMKVMLQVHAQFHPQYGFSWIVDDINPEFTMGDMIRKRQEIIRQLKAEGVFELQKELCLPMFCQRIAVISSETAAGYGDFSNQLETNEYGLWFHVELFSAVMQGDRVEQSIIEALNMINSREDEFDCVVIIRGGGATADLSGFDTLALAENVANFPLPIITGIGHERDESVLDMVSFLCVKTPTAAAAYLIDQLATTLMRVENAQTAIIEGVRRKLEVEQMRIRHIGTHIPVLFSVVRTKQEARLDGLSQRLVGRMTESLSQSQFYLNTLRQRMLPAVQRHLSDESHKLDMLEQRARLLDPSLLLKRGYSITLYNGKTVRSAEELKEGALITTRFETGEIESKVERLKKMS; this comes from the coding sequence ATGACCAAAGCACTTTCGCTTTATGAACTGAACAGTCTGGTGGCAGATGTTATAAACACTACCATGGCACGTTCTTACTGGGTTGAAGCTGAACTGTCTGAAGCTCGTGAGAACCGTGGTCACTGTTATATGGAACTGATTGAGAAGAACCAAGGAAGTAATGTTCCTGTGGCTCGTGCTTCAGCCAAGTGCTGGAGCAATGTGTGGTCGGTCATCATGCCTTACTTTATGCGTGTTACCGGGCAGCAGATTCATGCAGGTATGAAGGTAATGTTACAGGTCCATGCCCAGTTTCATCCCCAATATGGCTTCTCATGGATAGTAGATGATATTAACCCGGAGTTCACGATGGGTGATATGATCCGCAAACGGCAGGAGATTATACGACAGTTGAAGGCGGAAGGAGTGTTTGAGCTGCAGAAAGAACTTTGCCTTCCGATGTTTTGTCAGCGTATCGCTGTTATCTCCTCAGAGACGGCTGCTGGCTATGGTGACTTCAGTAATCAGTTGGAAACAAACGAGTATGGACTCTGGTTTCATGTAGAACTGTTCTCTGCTGTGATGCAGGGAGACCGAGTGGAACAAAGTATTATAGAAGCATTGAATATGATTAACAGCCGTGAGGATGAGTTTGATTGCGTTGTTATTATCCGAGGAGGTGGAGCAACGGCTGACCTCAGCGGCTTTGACACACTCGCCCTGGCTGAGAACGTGGCGAACTTTCCATTGCCGATTATAACTGGTATCGGGCATGAACGTGACGAGAGCGTGCTGGATATGGTTTCGTTTCTGTGTGTTAAGACACCGACTGCGGCGGCGGCTTATCTCATTGACCAACTTGCTACAACGCTTATGAGAGTTGAGAATGCACAAACTGCGATTATCGAAGGGGTCAGAAGAAAGTTGGAAGTAGAGCAGATGCGTATCCGACATATTGGCACGCATATTCCAGTATTGTTCTCAGTTGTCCGCACAAAGCAGGAAGCTCGGCTCGATGGCTTGTCCCAGCGTCTTGTTGGGAGAATGACAGAGAGTCTGAGTCAGTCTCAGTTCTATCTTAATACGTTGAGACAACGGATGTTGCCAGCAGTACAACGCCATCTTTCCGATGAGTCTCACAAGCTCGATATGCTTGAACAAAGAGCACGGTTGCTCGACCCTTCTCTGCTTCTGAAGCGTGGTTACAGTATTACGTTATACAACGGTAAGACCGTTCGCAGTGCAGAGGAATTAAAGGAAGGTGCTCTGATTACTACGAGATTTGAAACTGGAGAGATTGAAAGTAAGGTGGAACGATTGAAGAAGATGTCCTGA
- the xseB gene encoding exodeoxyribonuclease VII small subunit, giving the protein MKEMKYEEAVRQLETIVDKMERGELDVDSMAAQLKQAQELVKLCKQKLKHTDDEIQKLLGDQ; this is encoded by the coding sequence ATGAAAGAAATGAAATACGAAGAAGCTGTCCGTCAGCTGGAAACCATCGTCGATAAGATGGAACGTGGTGAACTTGATGTTGACTCTATGGCTGCACAACTGAAGCAGGCACAGGAACTTGTGAAGCTCTGCAAACAGAAGCTAAAGCATACAGACGATGAGATTCAGAAGCTGTTGGGCGACCAATAG
- a CDS encoding branched-chain amino acid aminotransferase, giving the protein MKNIDWSSLTFGYMPTDYNVRCYYRNGKWGEVEVCSDEYLKLHMAATCLHYGQEAFEGLKAYRCPDGKVRVFRVEENAARMQQTSRGIVMPEVPTELFVEMVKKVVRLNQEYIPPYESGASLYIRPLLIGTSAQVGVRPAAEYCFLIFVTPVGPYFKGGFSTNPYVIIRDFDRAAPLGTGMYKVGGNYAASLRANRRAHEQGYASEFYLDAKEKKYVDECGAANFFGIKNDTYITPKSTSILPSITNKSLMQIAEDLGMKVERRPVSEDELDSFEEAGACGTAAVISPISHLDDMDTGKVYNFGDKPGPWSTRLYETLRGIQYGTVEDKHGWITVVIE; this is encoded by the coding sequence ATGAAGAATATAGATTGGTCGAGCTTAACATTTGGCTATATGCCAACTGATTATAACGTTCGCTGCTACTATCGTAATGGCAAGTGGGGTGAGGTAGAAGTATGTTCAGATGAGTATCTGAAGCTGCACATGGCAGCTACTTGTCTGCACTATGGACAAGAGGCTTTTGAAGGTTTGAAGGCTTATCGTTGCCCAGACGGGAAGGTGCGTGTCTTCCGTGTGGAAGAAAATGCTGCACGCATGCAGCAGACAAGCCGTGGCATAGTAATGCCTGAGGTGCCTACAGAGCTGTTTGTTGAGATGGTCAAGAAGGTTGTTCGCCTTAATCAAGAGTATATCCCACCTTATGAGAGCGGTGCTTCGCTCTATATCCGTCCGCTGTTGATTGGAACATCTGCCCAGGTTGGTGTCCGTCCCGCTGCGGAGTATTGCTTCCTGATCTTCGTCACCCCTGTTGGACCTTACTTCAAGGGTGGTTTCAGTACCAATCCTTATGTCATCATAAGGGATTTTGACCGTGCTGCCCCATTGGGCACAGGTATGTATAAGGTGGGTGGAAACTATGCCGCATCATTGAGAGCTAACCGTCGTGCACATGAACAAGGCTATGCTTCAGAGTTCTATCTTGATGCAAAGGAGAAGAAGTATGTAGATGAATGTGGTGCTGCCAACTTTTTCGGCATTAAAAACGATACCTATATCACACCGAAGTCTACTTCAATCCTTCCCTCTATTACGAACAAGAGTCTGATGCAGATTGCTGAAGACCTTGGTATGAAGGTTGAGCGTCGTCCTGTTTCTGAGGATGAACTGGACAGCTTTGAAGAGGCAGGTGCTTGTGGCACGGCTGCTGTTATCTCTCCGATATCACATCTTGATGATATGGACACTGGTAAGGTCTATAACTTCGGTGATAAGCCGGGACCTTGGTCAACCAGGCTTTATGAGACACTGCGTGGCATCCAGTATGGCACGGTAGAGGACAAGCATGGCTGGATAACGGTTGTAATCGAGTAG
- a CDS encoding ferritin, with the protein MNITKKMQDAFNAQIAAEMWSSNLYLQMAYWFRKEGWKGFSSWMYKQAEEERQHAMDMAQFVLHRGGEVLLTSIDAVKTSWTDAKEAFVDTLAHEQKVTELINQLADVADEEKDRASQNFIAKYIDEQVEEERNVQDILDSFSHLSFHAVAHIDSKLEQRQ; encoded by the coding sequence ATGAATATAACAAAGAAGATGCAGGATGCGTTTAATGCGCAGATAGCAGCAGAAATGTGGTCGTCAAATCTCTACTTACAGATGGCATACTGGTTCCGCAAGGAAGGCTGGAAGGGCTTCTCAAGCTGGATGTACAAGCAGGCAGAGGAGGAGAGGCAGCACGCAATGGACATGGCTCAGTTCGTTCTCCATCGTGGTGGTGAGGTCCTTCTTACCAGTATTGATGCTGTCAAGACCAGCTGGACGGATGCCAAGGAGGCTTTCGTTGACACACTGGCACATGAGCAGAAGGTCACAGAGCTTATCAATCAGTTGGCAGACGTTGCTGATGAGGAGAAGGACCGTGCATCACAGAACTTCATTGCAAAGTACATAGACGAGCAGGTTGAGGAGGAAAGAAACGTTCAGGACATTCTGGATTCTTTCTCTCACTTGTCATTCCATGCTGTTGCACATATTGACAGCAAGCTCGAGCAGCGCCAGTAA
- a CDS encoding AAA family ATPase — protein sequence MSEKKANIDINGIDLDNPELQKALQIIQFTHNSLFLTGKAGTGKSTFLRYISATTKKKHVILAPTGIAAINAGGSTLHSFFKLPFYPLVPNDKRYSARNLRSTMKYNGDKCKLLREVELIIIDEISMVRADIIDFIDKVLRIYNRNMREPFGGKQLLLVGDIYQLEPVLKEEDRRLLQPYYASSYFFDAKVFQDYPLVSIELNKVYRQNDPSFISILDHIRTNQVSDTDFNLINACVGARLEDANKPEGNFTITLSTKRDTVDWINNQGLDNLNGDPVMFLGEIKGEFPESSLPTPIELNLKVGAHIMFIKNDIEKQWVNGTLGIIIGIDEEAGILYVHTEDGYDLQVQREMWENVRYRFNEAEQKIEEEQIGTYVQFPIKLAWAITVHKSQGLTFKNVNIDFTGGVFAGGQAYVALSRCTSLEGITLKEPLRRNEVFVRSEVTQFARHYNDHNIISTALKQSKADKEYYDATRAFNAGDFDAFLRNFFLAIHSRYDIERPAVKRFIRRKLNIINQLRNENKELRKQQAERNEFLKRLSVEYVMMGKECEREEMFEAAIANYEKAVALYPDNPTARKRLEKLKPSTDKKK from the coding sequence ATGTCAGAGAAGAAAGCAAACATAGACATAAATGGAATAGACCTGGATAACCCGGAGTTGCAGAAAGCACTCCAGATTATCCAGTTCACCCATAATTCCCTGTTTCTGACGGGCAAGGCAGGAACAGGAAAGTCCACATTCCTACGCTATATCTCTGCGACAACAAAGAAGAAACATGTTATTCTCGCACCGACAGGTATTGCAGCCATCAATGCAGGCGGCAGTACGCTGCACAGTTTCTTCAAACTTCCTTTCTATCCGCTTGTCCCCAATGACAAACGATACTCTGCACGAAACCTGCGCAGTACGATGAAATACAATGGTGACAAGTGTAAACTTCTGCGCGAGGTAGAGCTTATTATCATTGATGAAATCAGTATGGTCAGAGCTGACATCATTGACTTCATCGACAAAGTCCTACGCATCTACAATCGCAATATGCGTGAACCATTCGGCGGAAAACAGCTCCTGCTGGTGGGCGACATATATCAGCTGGAACCAGTACTAAAGGAAGAGGACCGTCGATTACTGCAACCTTATTATGCAAGCAGTTATTTCTTTGATGCAAAGGTGTTTCAGGATTACCCGCTTGTAAGCATAGAGCTGAACAAGGTTTATCGACAGAACGACCCTTCTTTTATCTCCATTCTTGACCATATACGCACCAATCAGGTTTCTGACACTGATTTCAACCTCATCAATGCATGTGTCGGCGCACGATTGGAAGATGCCAACAAGCCTGAAGGGAATTTCACGATCACCTTATCAACGAAGCGGGATACAGTAGACTGGATTAACAACCAAGGGCTTGACAACCTCAATGGTGACCCGGTGATGTTCTTAGGCGAAATCAAAGGGGAGTTCCCCGAGAGCAGTCTCCCTACCCCTATCGAGCTGAATCTCAAGGTGGGAGCACATATTATGTTCATTAAGAATGACATTGAGAAACAATGGGTAAACGGAACTTTAGGCATTATCATCGGCATTGATGAGGAGGCAGGCATCCTCTATGTACACACTGAAGACGGCTATGACCTGCAGGTGCAACGCGAAATGTGGGAGAATGTGCGCTATCGCTTCAATGAAGCTGAACAGAAGATTGAAGAAGAGCAGATTGGTACTTATGTGCAATTTCCCATCAAACTGGCGTGGGCAATCACAGTACATAAGAGTCAAGGACTCACATTCAAAAACGTAAATATCGACTTCACGGGCGGTGTCTTTGCAGGCGGACAGGCATACGTTGCCCTCTCACGCTGCACGAGTCTTGAAGGTATCACACTCAAGGAACCACTTCGCCGTAATGAAGTATTCGTCAGAAGTGAAGTGACACAGTTTGCCAGACACTATAACGACCATAATATCATATCAACAGCTCTCAAGCAAAGCAAGGCTGACAAGGAGTATTACGATGCCACACGTGCTTTCAACGCAGGCGACTTCGATGCTTTCCTGCGCAACTTCTTCCTTGCCATTCACAGCCGTTATGATATCGAACGACCTGCTGTCAAGCGGTTTATCAGACGGAAACTGAATATCATCAACCAGCTACGCAACGAGAACAAAGAGCTTCGGAAACAACAAGCTGAACGGAATGAATTTCTCAAGAGACTTTCAGTAGAGTATGTCATGATGGGCAAAGAATGTGAACGGGAAGAGATGTTTGAGGCGGCTATCGCCAACTACGAGAAAGCCGTTGCACTTTATCCTGACAACCCGACAGCCCGGAAAAGATTGGAGAAACTGAAACCTTCAACCGATAAGAAGAAATAA